A DNA window from Naumovozyma dairenensis CBS 421 chromosome 8, complete genome contains the following coding sequences:
- the PTP1 gene encoding tyrosine protein phosphatase PTP1 (similar to Saccharomyces cerevisiae PTP1 (YDL230W); ancestral locus Anc_2.39), whose product MEQDNKIPWYLKQTDKELIEKFKFIQYQEDERLREATNGTADSRWSLGISVLEENDLRNRYVNIMPYERNRVALDVVNGNDYINASYIKVDIPQQSINPGHYISTQGPTKYTWQQFWQMCYRECPNENIVIVMVTPLKEHGREKCYPYWPMGGQSDVIKVAPRIQCPGGDKNRPNTTSTFFSELQIEYITSEKHDDNYTLTTLNLKPTNPKLGPPKLVHHFYFDKWRDMSKPEEVIPIMKLCNHSHSLNSGGNPIIVHCSAGVGRTGTFIALDHLIHDTLDFQAQENTILEVKQYKRDLIEQIVLQLRSQRMKMVQIKDQYIFIYHLALHLREKLAKRVKK is encoded by the coding sequence atggAACAAGACAATAAGATTCCTTGGTATTTGAAACAAACTGACAAAGAATTGAtagaaaaattcaaattcattcaatatcaagaagatgaaagatTAAGGGAAGCAACTAACGGTACAGCAGATTCGCGATGGTCTCTCGGTATAAGTGTTCTCGAGGAAAATGACCTTAGGAATAGATATGTCAATATTATGCCCTACGAACGAAATAGGGTCGCACTTGATGTAGTAAATGGTAACGATTATATCAATGCATCTTATATTAAAGTCGATATCCCGCAACAAAGTATAAATCCGGGGCATTATATATCTACCCAAGGTCCTACTAAATATACTTGGCAACAATTTTGGCAAATGTGCTACCGAGAATGTCCCAATGAAAACATCGTCATTGTTATGGTGACACCGTTAAAGGAACATGGTAGGGAGAAATGTTACCCATATTGGCCCATGGGTGGACAATCTGATGTAATTAAAGTGGCACCAAGGATTCAATGTCCCGGAGGTGACAAGAATAGGCCTAATACCACTTCGACATTTTTTTCAGAATTACAAATAGAGTATATAACGAGTGAAAAACACGATGATAACTATACTTTAACCactttgaatttgaagCCAACAAACCCAAAGTTGGGCCCACCAAAACTTGTgcatcatttttatttcgATAAATGGAGAGATATGAGTAAACCAGAAGAAGTTATACCCATAATGAAACTTTGTAATCATTCTCATAGTTTGAATTCAGGTGGGAATCCAATAATTGTTCATTGTTCCGCTGGAGTTGGTAGAACAGGGACTTTCATTGCATTAGATCATCTTATACATGATACTTTGGATTTTCAAGCACAAGAAAATACTATTCTCGAGGTAAAGCAATATAAGAGGGACTTAATTGAACAAATAGTTCTTCAGCTAAGATCCCAGCGTATGAAAATGGTTCAAATTAAGgatcaatatatatttatatatcatCTGGCCCTTCATTTACGAGAAAAATTGGCTAAGAGGGTCAAGAAATAG